The proteins below come from a single Rosa rugosa chromosome 2, drRosRugo1.1, whole genome shotgun sequence genomic window:
- the LOC133733215 gene encoding UDP-glycosyltransferase 87A1-like: MDSATIREPNGVCHIVAMPHPGRGHINPMMNLCNLLVSQKSDILITFVLTEEWLGLIGSEAKPDNIRFATIPNVIPSEKDRAADMVAFFEAITTKMEAPFEQLLEVLEPPPSAIVADTFLPWAIAVGNRRNISAVSFWPMCGSIFSVFHHFHLFRQNGHFPIDLLENGNERVDYIPGVSSIRLADTSSFIDGSQSKILDNILEDFSWIPKAQYLFVTSIYELETQVIDVIRSELSLPVYTIGPLIPSFKAIGPTGTNHLQWLDSQPCSSVLYISMGSFLSVSGAQMDEIAIGLRKSGVRFFWVARGETHRLQEVCGDMGLVVPWCEQLRVLCHSSVGGYWSHCGWNSIREGVFAGVPFLTFPIVFDQGMNSKVVVEDWKIGWRVKSTEAKINHLVTSEEIAVLVKKFMDLEDDEGKEMRRRASELQQIWKGAIAEGGSTKTNINAFIRDISHD; this comes from the exons ATGGATTCCGCCACCATAAGAGAACCAAACGGCGTCTGCCACATAGTGGCCATGCCCCATCCCGGCCGGGGTCACATAAACCCTATGATGAACCTCTGCAACTTGCTAGTTTCCCAAAAGAGTGATATTCTAATAACCTTCGTCCTCACAGAAGAGTGGCTCGGCTTAATCGGGTCTGAAGCCAAGCCAGACAACATTCGCTTCGCCACAATCCCTAATGTGATCCCATCGGAGAAGGATCGTGCAGCCGACATGGTTGCATTCTTTGAAGCCATCACGACCAAAATGGAAGCTCCGTTTGAGCAGCTCCTGGAGGTTCTCGAGCCACCACCTAGTGCCATTGTGGCTGACACTTTCCTGCCTTGGGCAATCGCCGTCGGCAATCGGAGGAATATTTCTGCGGTGTCCTTTTGGCCAATGTGCGGTTCTATTTTCTCCGTGTTCCACCATTTTCATCTCTTCCGGCAAAATGGACACTTCCCAATTGACTTGTTGG AAAATGGCAATGAACGTGTTGATTACATCCCAGGAGTTTCTTCCATACGATTAGCGGACACTAGTAGTTTCATTGATGGAAGCCAATCAAAAATTCTAGACAATATCCTCGAGGATTTTTCTTGGATCCCCAAAGCACAATATCTCTTCGTCACCTCTATCTATGAGCTTGAAACCCAAGTAATTGATGTGATAAGATCAGAACTCTCACTTCCAGTTTACACAATAGGCCCATTAATACCTTCCTTCAAAGCTATCGGTCCTACTGGTACTAACCATCTACAATGGTTGGATTCTCAACCGTGTAGCTCTGTTTTATATATCTCTATGGGAAGCTTTCTTTCAGTTTCTGGTGCCCAAATGGATGAGATAGCAATTGGTTTGCGCAAGAGTGGTGTTCGATTCTTTTGGGTGGCTCGCGGTGAAACACATAGATTACAAGAGGTTTGTGGTGATATGGGGTTAGTTGTTCCCTGGTGTGAGCAATTAAGAGTGTTGTGTCATTCTTCTGTTGGTGGGTATTGGTCACATTGTGGATGGAACTCAATTAGAGAAGGTGTTTTTGCAGGTGTTCCTTTTCTTACCTTTCCCATAGTTTTCGACCAAGGCATGAATAGTAAGGTGGTTGTGGAGGATTGGAAAATTGGGTGGAGGGTGAAGAGTACTGAGGCGAAAATCAACCATTTAGTGACAAGTGAGGAAATTGCAGTGTTAGTGAAAAAATTTATGGATTTGGAGGATGATGAAGGGAAAGAAATGAGAAGGAGAGCAAGTGAACTCCAGCAGATATGGAAAGGTGCCATTGCAGAAGGCGGTTCAACTAAAACTAACATCAATGCCTTCATTAGAGACATTTCACATGATTAA